The region CCTCAGGAACAGGAGACCTCCCAGACAGAAGCACAATTCACGATTGTGACAACTTTTTTACCCATCACTGCCTTTACAAAAGCGGTCGCGGGCGATCGCGCCACTGTCGAGCAACTGTTGCCCCCTAATCTTGATCCCCACGACTTCCAAGCCCGTCCTGAGGAGGTGCGGCTTTTAGGGACGGCAAGGGTCTTGGTCAAAAACGGTCTTGGGTTCGAAACGTTTCTTGAGCCCTTAATCAAGAATGCCGCCAATCCAGACCTTAAAATCATTGACACCAGTGCTGGAGTCACCCCAATTGCCGACACAAAGGCTGATCACGACCACGCCCATGAGGACCACGACCATAGCCACAGTCAGAGCCATGGTGAATTCAATCCCCACATTTGGCTGGATCCCCAGCGGGCTGTCCAGCAGGTGAAAAATATTCGTGATGGCCTGATTGCCGTGGATCCTGAAGGGGCTGCCATCTATGAAAAGAATAGTGCTGCCTTTATTCAAAAGTTAGAAGCCCTTGATGCCCTGGCACGGGAAAAGCTCACTGCTTTTGCCGGCAAAACCTTTGTGGTCTATCACGATGTGGCCCCCTATTTTGCCGAGCGGTATAACCTGAAGGCGATCTATCTCGTGGGTATTCCCTCCGTTAACCCCTCACCAGCAGATGTGCAACGGGTGATGCAGGCGGTGCAACAAAGTGACCTGAAAACCCTCTTGACTGAACCGGGGCAAGAACAGGTCTTTGAAAGTTTAGCGCAGGATTTGGGGGCAAAAGTGAGTGTGTTTGATCCCCTAGAGCGTGCCCCCTCTGCGGCAGATCTCAGCCCTGCCTATTTCCTGAGCAAGATGGAACAGAACATTCTCAACCTTGCTGAGGCGTTTGGGGGGCAACGGCAGGCCCATCGTTTCCTTGATTCCTTTGTGGTCTTGGAGGTGG is a window of Thermosynechococcus vestitus BP-1 DNA encoding:
- a CDS encoding metal ABC transporter substrate-binding protein, which produces MAIQAHLKRWGLLLILGVFLGSCAPQAQSPQEQETSQTEAQFTIVTTFLPITAFTKAVAGDRATVEQLLPPNLDPHDFQARPEEVRLLGTARVLVKNGLGFETFLEPLIKNAANPDLKIIDTSAGVTPIADTKADHDHAHEDHDHSHSQSHGEFNPHIWLDPQRAVQQVKNIRDGLIAVDPEGAAIYEKNSAAFIQKLEALDALAREKLTAFAGKTFVVYHDVAPYFAERYNLKAIYLVGIPSVNPSPADVQRVMQAVQQSDLKTLLTEPGQEQVFESLAQDLGAKVSVFDPLERAPSAADLSPAYFLSKMEQNILNLAEAFGGQRQAHRFLDSFVVLEVAWIPL